The proteins below come from a single Eucalyptus grandis isolate ANBG69807.140 chromosome 3, ASM1654582v1, whole genome shotgun sequence genomic window:
- the LOC104452583 gene encoding nifU-like protein 2, chloroplastic isoform X1, producing MQTLAANRPCCRFHRTPEPPSSSSPAAKSSSFLGAHVSMLKGIGPLPRASCGFARVRGPAPVRRQVVKAVATPDSTVELPLTAENVESVLDEIRPYLISDGGNVALHEIDGNVVRLKLQGACGSCPSSVMTMKMGIERRLMEKIPEIVAVEPIADEETGLELNEENIEKVLEEIRPYLVGAAGGSLELVAIEEPIAKVRITGPAAGVMTVRVAVTQKLREKIPAIAAVQLL from the exons atgcaaactttGGCGGCGAACCGGCCCTGCTGCAGGTTCCACCGAACCCCGGAACCgccgtcttcttcctcgccggCCGCCAAG AGTTCCAGCTTCCTTGGAgctcatgtatcgatgttgaagGGGATTGGTCCGTTGCCGCGGGCATCGTGCGGGTTCGCGCGGGTTCGGGGTCCTGCTCCGGTGCGAAGACAAG TTGTGAAGGCCGTTGCTACACCCGATTCAACGGTGGAACTTCCACTGACAGCAGAGAATGTCGAGAGTGTGCTCGATGAAATCCGACCATATCTAATTTCTGATGGGGGTAATGTTGCATTGCATGAGATTGATGGCAACGTTGTGAGGTTGAAGTTACAAGGAGCATGTGGTTCTTGTCCAAGTTCTGTAATGACAATGAAGATGGGCATTGAGCGTCGTCTGATGGAGAAAATTCCTGAAATCGTTGCAGTGGAACCGATAGCAGATGAAGAAACTGGCCTTGAGCTGAATGAGGAAAACATAGAGAAG GTTCTTGAAGAGATAAGGCCATACCTTGTTGGTGCAGCAGGTGGATCACTTGAGCTAGTGGCGATTGAAGAACCAATAGCTAAAGTTAGAATCACTGGTCCTGCAGCCGGGGTCATGACTGTTCGAGTTGCTGTCACGCAAAAGCTACGAGAGAAAATTCCAGCCATTGCAGCTGTCCAACTTCTGTAA